One genomic segment of Labrus bergylta chromosome 17, fLabBer1.1, whole genome shotgun sequence includes these proteins:
- the LOC109981117 gene encoding bone morphogenetic protein 10-like produces MTVSVFFNLVFICSLNLLLLTLAGLSLSSPIRSLKNHNRATVGRDMGDNPLLDAQDFLSQFLSTLNLTELRAQSELRAAYKEPPDYMLELYNRFAHDRTAVPSASVVRSFKNEDPSPYKITPKGVRIHPLLFNITMRHHEHITLAELRLFTLISKAQRPYAGIDCKVTIYKIHEDVIWTKKVGKEGRRRDKVEVVEMDDLEELVTKHIHARDNSWVSFDLTRAVTLWRKSGWTNHRLEVHITSLGSEVAEEGRSLAEIDIERSPAGPHNAVMIVFSDEQTRDLNHDKHELNQMIKHENDLPENESGSQQAFWGNHNTGPANQDELDKEPFMQLQSNLIYDTPSRIRRHVKSEPCKRTPLFVDFKDIGWDKWIIQPLSYEAYECNGVCNPPMTDEVSPTNHAIVQTLLSVKSPERASRACCVPTKLEPISLLYHDNGVITYNHKYEGMVVAECGCR; encoded by the exons ATGACTGTTTCAGTCTTCTTCAACCTCGTGTTTATCTGCTCTCTGAACCTGCTGCTCCTGACATTGGCGGGTTTAAGCTTGAGCAGTCCCATCAGGTCCCTCAAGAACCATAACAGGGCAACAGTCGGAAGGGACATGGGTGATAACCCGCTGCTTGATGCACAAGACTTTCTGAGCCAGTTTCTTTCCACATTAAACTTGACAGAGCTGAGGGCCCAGTCCGAGCTCCGTGCTGCCTATAAGGAGCCACCAGACTACATGCTGGAGCTGTACAACCGCTTTGCCCACGACCGCACTGCTGTGCCGTCAGCCAGCGTTGTGCGCAGTTTCAAGAATGAAG ATCCCTCCCCCTATAAAATAACACCAAAGGGTGTCAGGATACATCCCCTGCTGTTCAACATCACAATGCGCCACCATGAACACATAACATTAGCTGAGCTTCGACTTTTCACCCTGATCAGTAAGGCACAAAGACCATATGCGGGCATTGACTGCAAGGTGACCATCTACAAAATTCATGAGGACGTCATTTGGACAAAAAAGGTGGGGAAAGAAGGGAGAAGGAGGGATaaggtggaggtggtggagatGGATGATTTGGAGGAACTGGTGACAAAGCATATCCATGCCAGAGATAACAGCTGGGTGTCGTTTGACCTGACTCGTGCTGTAACACTCTGGAGGAAGTCAGGGTGGACAAATCACAGACTGGAAGTTCATATAACAAGTCTGGGGTCAGAGGTCGCAGAGGAGGGCAGGAGCTTGGCTGAGATTGACATTGAAAGGAGCCCTGCAGGGCCACACAATGCAGTGATGATTGTATTCTCAGATGAACAAACCAGAGACCTCAATCATGACAAACACGAGTTAAATCAGATGATCAAACACGAGAATGACCTTCCCGAAAATGAGTCCGGGAGCCAACAAGCTTTCTGGGGGAACCACAACACCGGCCCTGCTAACCAGGACGAGCTGGACAAAGAGCCTTTCATGCAACTTCAGTCCAACCTTATCTATGACACGCCCTCTCGAATCCGTCGCCATGTTAAGAGCGAGCCATGCAAGAGGACCCCGCTCTTTGTGGATTTTAAAGACATTGGCTGGGATAAGTGGATCATCCAGCCTCTGAGTTATGAGGCATATGAGTGCAATGGAGTGTGCAATCCGCCCATGACCGATGAGGTCTCGCCCACCAATCATGCCATAGTGCAGACACTGCTAAGTGTTAAGAGTCCTGAGAGAGCATCACGTGCCTGTTGTGTACCCACTAAGCTGGAGCCAATCTCACTCCTTTATCATGATAATGGTGTGATCACTTACAACCACAAGTATGAGGGCATGGTGGTGGCAGAGTGTGGATGTAGATAG